In Pseudorasbora parva isolate DD20220531a chromosome 20, ASM2467924v1, whole genome shotgun sequence, a single window of DNA contains:
- the LOC137049695 gene encoding uncharacterized protein, with the protein MFIASSMPGLLLRQARGTRDLNFIYQVTCTTTRVVLKDSSPVELIEHSCTCVAGAALCNHCVALLFQSAHYSELNMSVVPPVLSCTEGEQQWHKPRTLGIKPGPVEKMVVLSAKPKCRATTEGVRSTLYKGLTGDLPDLSVLQVKEVYKDFSIAEAPMICSLGVSCEIPLVDSALGKVQAGSPLSYQQPAIANRNLSFHAAPPQPSVPLQNYRLQPSSCMYVCTEPQQLHCKSLEVTWDMAHKYECATRDQSSCTEWHQLRRHRLTASRFREICQVRENTEEGLANRILQGTRQTAAMKRGLELEADAIWEYCQIKRVNHYPCGLVIHPDAPWLGASPDGLIFDPSEQCQFGLVEIKCPNVKSYVDCPYLKMKAGKLELKPTHAYYWQIQGQMLLTGMIWCDFVVSAEEDILIQRIYRDNDVLDVIRGKVDRFYFYVYIQKCLLQE; encoded by the exons ATGTTCATCGCATCGTCGATGCCTGGTCTCCTGCTCCGACAAGCAAGAGGGACAAGGGAtttaaactttatatatcaAGTTACCTGCACAACTACGAGG GTGGTGTTGAAAGACTCCAGTCCTGTGGAGCTTATTGAACACAGCTGCACATGTGTTGCTGGAGCTGCATTATGCAACCACTGTGTTGCTTTGCTGTTCCAGTCAGCACATTACTCTGAACTGAATATGTCAGTGGTCCCTCCTGTGCTAAGCTGTACTGAAGGGGAACAGCAGTGGCACAAGCCCAGAACTTTG GGTATTAAGCCAGGCCCTGTGGAAAAGATGGTCGTGTTGTCTGCTAAGCCAAAGTGTAGAGCAACAACTGAGGGTGTAAG GAGCACACTCTACAAAGGCCTGACTGGAGATCTACCTGATCTATCCGTCCTTCAG GTGAAAGAGGTATATAAAGATTTCTCTATAGCTGAGGCACCGATGATCTGCAGCTTGGGCGTCAGCTGTGAAATTCCCCTGGTCGACTCTGCCCTGGGCAAGGTTCAAGCTGGTAGTCCCTTGTCCTACCAACAACCTGCAATAGCAAACCGAAACCTCTCCTTCCATGCTGCCCCACCACAACCATCTGTGCCTCTTCAGAACTACCGCCTACAGCCATCTAGTTGCATGTATGTCTGTACTGAACCACAACAGCTACACTGTAAGAGTCTGGAGGTCACCTGGGACATGGCACACAAATATGAATGTGCTACCAGAGACCAAAGTTCATGTACTGAATGGCATCAGCTAAGGAGGCATAGACTGACTGCCTCACGGTTTCGGGAGATCTGCCAGGTTCGAGAGAACACAGAAGAAGGTCTGGCGAACCGGATACTGCAAGGGACCCGGCAGACGGCAGCTATGAAGAGGGGGCTCGAATTGGAGGCAGATGCAATTTGGGAATATTGCCAAATAAAAAGGGTCAACCACTACCCCTGTGGATTAGTAATTCACCCAGATGCTCCTTGGCTGGGTGCATCACCAGACGGGTTAATCTTTGACCCTTCAGAGCAATGTCAGTTTGGGCTGGTTGAGATTAAATGCCCAAATGTTAAAAGCTATGTCGACTGCCCATATCTGAAAATGAAGGCAGGCAAATTGGAGCTAAAACCAACACATGCTTACTACTGGCAAATACAGGGGCAGATGTTATTAACAGGGATGATTTGGTGTGATTTTGTTGTTTCAGCCGAGGAAGACATACTCATCCAAAGAATTTACAGAGACAATGATGTCTTGGATGTGATCAGAGGGAAAGTAGACAGGTTTTATTTCTATGTCTACATACAGAAATGTCTGCTTCAGGAGTAG
- the LOC137049693 gene encoding uncharacterized protein: protein MCAAVVVRKKKYNVRDTSRFQSTMSGSKEHCCVPLCSASSRYNSHLSFHRFPKDTNLRAQWLHKIRRARFSVTTHTKVCSRHFTENEIRTSAKGRRVLAAGSVPSLFEWNNYTKVSRAGVWERRSRPPSPEPDPPRPEEDIEHPAMVPMVVDHDYATSRTVCVDRKQYEDALREIEALREQLQTVHLHHSFGLKRFASSPEDIRFYTRFPSYEHLMAFWNLIETATAKMVRVTRAKKPYATSTSIESPISRPTKLLPIDELFLFLTYLSTGCTQRELAHRFNIHRATVSRIIVTWANFLYSLLGSVCIWMSPAAVKASLPRDFDGSYSNTQVVLDCTELRCQTPSSLLLQSEVFSNYKSHCTFKAMVGMSPHGALTFVSALFEGSMSDREVFRQSGITSLLTPDMAIMVDKGFLVDDLVPGPVHRPAFLSKKAQMSEVDVLKTQSIARLRVHIERLIRRVKENKLFDTTIPLSIAGSINQIFTVACLLSNYQNGPLVKKWRL from the exons atgTGTGCTGCTGTTGTTGTACGGAAAAAGAAATATAATGTGCGAGACACATCTAGATTTCAAAGTACCATGAGTGGGTCTAAGGAGCATTGCTGTGTGCCACTTTGCTCGGCTTCAAGTCGGTACAACAGCCATTTGAGCTTCCACCGCTTCCCGAAGGACACCAACCTTCGTGCGCAGTGGTTGCACAAAATAAGGAGGGCGCGATTTTCGGTTACCACTCACACCAAGGTATGCAGTCGACATTTCACCGAGAATGAAATCCGCACTTCTGCTAAGGGTAGACGGGTTTTAGCAGCAGGTTCTGTTCCATCGTTATTCGAGTGGAATAACTATACAAAGGTGTCACGGGCCGGTGTTTGGGAGCGCCGATCTCGACCACCAAGTCCAGAACCTGACCCGCCGAGACCCGAGGAAGACATTGAGCATCCCGCCATGGTTCCGATGGTTGTAGACCACGACTACGCTACCAGTCGTACTGTATGTGTAGACCGAAAGCAGTATGAAGATGCGTTGAGGGAAATCGAGGCACTGAGGGAGCAGCTCCAAACAGTTCACCTTCATCACTCATTTGGACTTAAACGGTTTGCTTCGTCGCCCGAAGACATCAGATTTTACACCAG ATTCCCCTCATACGAGCATCTGATGGCGTTCTGGAACCTGATCGAGACAGCAACAGCAAAAATGGTTAGGGTCACCAGGGCAAAGAAACCCTATGCCACTAGCACATCAATTGAAAGCCCTATATCCAGACCAACT AAACTGCTGCCGATAGATGAGCTTTTTCTTTTCCTCACATACCTGTCCACTGGCTGTACCCAGAGAGAGTTGGCTCACAGATTTAACATCCACAGAGCAACAGTCAGCCGAATCATTGTGACCTGGGCCAACTTCCTCTACAGCTTACTGGGCTCAGTCTGTATATGGATGTCTCCTGCAGCTGTGAAGGCCAGTCTTCCTCGGGACTTTGATGGCAGCTACAGCAACACACAAGTAGTGCTTGATTGTACAGAGCTACGGTGTCAAACACCTTCATCCCTGCTCCTTCAGAGCGAAGTTTTTTCAAACTACAAGTCCCATTGCACCTTTAAGGCTATGGTGGGCATGTCCCCTCACGGAGCCCTGACTTTTGTGTCAGCACTCTTTGAGGGTTCCATGAGTGACAGAGAGGTGTTTCGTCAGTCAGGGATTACATCACTCTTAACACCTGACATGGCCATCATGGTGGACAAGGGATTCTTGGTGGATGACCTTGTACCTGGGCCTGTTCATCGTCCTGCCTTCCTCTCCAAGAAGGCCCAAATGTCTGAGGTAGATGTTCTGAAGACGCAGTCCATTGCCCGTTTGAGAGTACACATCGAAAGGTTAATCAGAAGAGTTAAAGAGAATAAACTCTTTGACACTACTATCCCTCTCTCTATTGCAGGGAGCATAAATCAAATCTTTACAGTTGCTTGTCTCCTCTCAAACTACCAAAATGGACCTTTGGTCAAGAAATGGAGATTATGA